Proteins found in one Xenopus laevis strain J_2021 chromosome 1L, Xenopus_laevis_v10.1, whole genome shotgun sequence genomic segment:
- the cxcl8.L gene encoding uncharacterized protein LOC100036815 precursor: METKRSVLAILALCLLCAAVTESIPVSRTGELRCLCIKTESKPIHPKHIKNIEMIPKGPHCKNVEVIATLTSGDDICLEPTAPWVKRIIEKILASSKTPVSAL, from the exons ATGGAAACCAAGAGAAGTGTCCTGGCAATACTGGCTCTCTGCCTGTTATGCGCTGCAGTAACAGAAA GCATCCCAGTGTCAAGGACCGGAGAACTCAGGTGTTTGTGCATAAAGACAGAAAGCAAGCCTATCCATCCCAAGCACATAAAGAATATCGAGATGATCCCTAAAGGGCCCCACTGCAAAAACGTGGAAGTCAT TGCAACTTTGACAAGTGGGGACGATATCTGCTTGGAGCCAACAGCCCCATGGGTTAAGAGGATCATTGAAAAAATTCTAGCTAG CTCTAAGACACCTGTTTCTGCTCTTTAA